The Jaculus jaculus isolate mJacJac1 chromosome 3, mJacJac1.mat.Y.cur, whole genome shotgun sequence genome includes the window GAGAGAAAAGCAAACACGATATTATGACCTTCCTTCTTCTGAGACATGAAATTTGTTGTTGGAGATGAAATATGTTTTTCCTGAAGGATGAATGAATGTTGGGGTTGGATTTCAAGCTCAGACAGAAAACTGGAGAACTGTTTGTATGCTACTTTCATTATTTGCTGTCATGAAAGTATGTGTTTTCTGATTATATCTAAAAGGAGAGTTTTGACATCTTGAACATTGTATCTGATGTGAGTGCTATGAATCTATTTGTGAAGTTTGGTGTTATTTTGGGAGACATTATAAACTGCTCTGTGGTACATGTTGAATAGTATTCAGGGcatataagataaaaataagatgTTACCATCTGGAAATGATTTCCTATGTTCTCAGAGTGCTATAGTTGATAGAAATCATACTGCTTATTGGGAATGCATGGAGAAGTGTGGAGAGTGTTTTCTGAAGCTAGCCCACAGGGTGGAGACCCCAGCTACAAGCTTCTTAAAGCCACGCAGAGCACCCAGAGCTGCTTAAACCCAAACTGTTCTCTTCTGAATCATCAAAGTCTCCTAactttttctctgttttgcttTCTTACTTTGGTTGACTGTATTGGCTTTTTAGGAACTGCACTACATATGTTTCCAAGAAAACAGTGTTTTCTTAAGAAAGCAAAGTTCACTTTCAGCCTTACTGACCCAGTCTGGGATAGTTTATCTGATGATGGATTTTAATTAGATGCAAAGTTACTATTTGTGTTTTATCTAGAAAAATGAAAGCACCTATCATTTTGGAAAGCTGAGATTATGAGGGTGGTCTCTCAATTTTATTCATCTACTTAtggtaaaatatttaaaggaaggAAAGTGTTTGGCTGTTATGAGAGTTATGTTATATGTGCTTAGCTAGCCAGAGCTGGACTTTGAAAATGAGTCTTTTTAAGAACTGCTATTTCACAAGCCTGCTTTATATGTTGAAGGAGTGGAAATAGGGTTTGCTGTTAACCTGAACTGTCATTTCTAGCCAAGCTAGACTTACCCAGAAACACTTTAATGTAGTGCAGATTATTTTGATTTCAGTGCTTCATATTTTATGCCTTCTAATAAAGGTGATCACTTCTTAATTACGTGATGACATTCAGTGGCCTAAAGCTGGGTTTAAGACCTCATTAGGATGACATTTGCCAGAATTTTACTTGAGGCATTGTTTGTTCTTTTATCATATCCTGAAATTCATTCTAAATTTCAGTTTAAATTCTGATGTGTTTAATGATTTTTATCTTTCACATTCTGAAATACCTTACAAGTAGAAGTCAAAAATATAATCATGACTTTAGtggaatttatgtttttttttttaggtacacCCAACTGATGCGGTTATGCTTATACAAACTttccagaaagaaaagtaaaaacagaatttCACTTAAATCCTGTATCTTATTACATAATTGAGGACACATTTTATGTAGGTTTTTAAATGATTTAccaaatttttaagtttttaagctCTGTGGTACATGCAGATGGGCATGCTGATGCCTTCATACATGCATGCCATGTACATAATACTCCATCATTTTGCTATCACCTATGGTTCTATATGCTACTAGAAAATCCATATAGCCACCTCTGCTTTAATATCCCAGTATTAACTTtatgtaattaaaaaattaatgtattttcAAATATGCAATTTTGCATCATGTTGAATATCAGACAACAAATATATCTGTTATCTATTAAAATTCACCTTATTTCGAAGAAATGACTACAAATGCTAATAATATAAGATTATAAATTTTTGtccaaaattttatattttgacaaTGATGTACTTGAAATCAACTCAGAGCATGTCTATTTGAGGCAATGGAGACACCATAATTTTTCTATAGAATATACCTATCAGACACACTTCATGCTCTTGCCTATTAAACCTCCTTGgtgttgcattttattttacagagtcTGAGCCCACCACAGAACAGCATGAAGCTTTGGATTCACCTGCTATGTCAGTCTCTCCTTGCCTGCATATCTTCCCAGGCCCAATCTCCAGTAACCTCGGTTAGAGGTTCTTGTGATTCTCTTTGCAACTGTGAAGAGAAAGATGGCACAATGTCAATAAATTGTGAAGGAAAAGGTATCAAGGAGCTGTCACAAATAACTGTGCCACCATCACGACCTTTCCACTTGAGCTTATTAAATAATGGCTTGACAGTGCTTCACACAAATGACTTTTCTGGGCTTACTAATGCTATCTCGGTACACCTCGGATTTAACAACATTGCAGATATTGAGACTGGTGCATTTAATGGCCTTGGCCTCCTTAAGCAACTTCATATCAATCACAATTCTCTGGAAATTCTTAAAGAGGATACCTTCCATGGATTGGAAAACCTGGAATTTCTGCAAGCTGATAACAATTTCATCACAGTGATTGAACCAAGTGCCTTTAGCAAGCTCAACCGACTAAAGGTATTGATTTTAAATGACAATGCTATTGAGAGCCTTCCTCCAAACATATTTAGATTTGTTCCTTTAACCCATCTAGATCTCCGAGGAAATCAGTTGCAAACATTGCCTTATGTTGGATTTTTAGAGCACATCGGTCGGATATTGGATCTGCAGCTGGAGGATAATAAGTGGGCTTGCAACTGTGAACTGTTGCAGCTAAAAAACTGGTTGGAGAATATGCCTCCACAGTCTATCATTGGTGATGTTGTATGCAACAGTCCTCCATTGTTCAAAGGAAGCATCCTGAGTCGGCTGAAAGCAGAGTCTATCTGTCCTACACCCCCGGTGTATGAAGAGCATGAAGATCCTTCCGGATCATTGCATCTGGTGGTAACGTCTTCAGTGAGTGACAGTCGCCTATCAACCAAGACAACATCCATTTTAAAACTGCCTACCAAAGTACCAGCTTTGTTTCCTTATCTGACAAAGCCATCCACTCAGCTTCCAGCCCCCTATTGTCCTATCCCTTGCAACTGCAAAGTCCTAGCCCCATCAGGACTTCTAATACATTGCCAGGAGCGCAATATCGAAAGCTTATCAGACCTGCAGCCTCCTCCACAAAACCCTAGGAAGCTTATTCTGGCAGGAAATATTATCCACACATTAATGAAATCTGACCTGATGGAATACTTCACTTTAGAAATGCTTCACTTGGGAAATAACCGTATTGAGGTTCTCGAAGAAGGATCATTTATGAATCTAACAAGACTACAAAAACTCTACCTAAATGGTAACCATCTGACCAAATTAAATAGAGGCAT containing:
- the Slitrk6 gene encoding SLIT and NTRK-like protein 6 isoform X1; the protein is MLGLDFKLRQKTGELFSLSPPQNSMKLWIHLLCQSLLACISSQAQSPVTSVRGSCDSLCNCEEKDGTMSINCEGKGIKELSQITVPPSRPFHLSLLNNGLTVLHTNDFSGLTNAISVHLGFNNIADIETGAFNGLGLLKQLHINHNSLEILKEDTFHGLENLEFLQADNNFITVIEPSAFSKLNRLKVLILNDNAIESLPPNIFRFVPLTHLDLRGNQLQTLPYVGFLEHIGRILDLQLEDNKWACNCELLQLKNWLENMPPQSIIGDVVCNSPPLFKGSILSRLKAESICPTPPVYEEHEDPSGSLHLVVTSSVSDSRLSTKTTSILKLPTKVPALFPYLTKPSTQLPAPYCPIPCNCKVLAPSGLLIHCQERNIESLSDLQPPPQNPRKLILAGNIIHTLMKSDLMEYFTLEMLHLGNNRIEVLEEGSFMNLTRLQKLYLNGNHLTKLNRGMFLGLHSLEYLYLEYNAVKEILPGTFNPMPKLKVLYLNNNLLQVLPPHIFSGVPLSRINLKTNQFTHLPVSNILDDLDMLIQIDLEDNPWDCSCDLVGLQQWIQKLGKNTVTDDILCSSPGHLDKKELKALNSDILCPGLVNNPSVPTQISSLLVTTPATSTAGTILSSLTEAVPLSVLILGLLIVFITIVFCAAGIVVLVLHRRRRYKKKQADEQMRDNSPVHLQYSMYGHKTTHHTTERPSASLYEQHMVSPMLHVYRSPSFSPKHLEEDEERNEKEGNDVKHLQRSLLERENHSPLTGSGLKYKTTDQSTEFLSFQDASSLYRNILEKERELQQLGITEYLRKNIAQLQPDIEVHYPGAHEELKLMETLMYSRPRKVLVEQTKNEYFELKANLHAEPDYLEVLEQQT
- the Slitrk6 gene encoding SLIT and NTRK-like protein 6 isoform X2, giving the protein MLLSLFAVMKSLSPPQNSMKLWIHLLCQSLLACISSQAQSPVTSVRGSCDSLCNCEEKDGTMSINCEGKGIKELSQITVPPSRPFHLSLLNNGLTVLHTNDFSGLTNAISVHLGFNNIADIETGAFNGLGLLKQLHINHNSLEILKEDTFHGLENLEFLQADNNFITVIEPSAFSKLNRLKVLILNDNAIESLPPNIFRFVPLTHLDLRGNQLQTLPYVGFLEHIGRILDLQLEDNKWACNCELLQLKNWLENMPPQSIIGDVVCNSPPLFKGSILSRLKAESICPTPPVYEEHEDPSGSLHLVVTSSVSDSRLSTKTTSILKLPTKVPALFPYLTKPSTQLPAPYCPIPCNCKVLAPSGLLIHCQERNIESLSDLQPPPQNPRKLILAGNIIHTLMKSDLMEYFTLEMLHLGNNRIEVLEEGSFMNLTRLQKLYLNGNHLTKLNRGMFLGLHSLEYLYLEYNAVKEILPGTFNPMPKLKVLYLNNNLLQVLPPHIFSGVPLSRINLKTNQFTHLPVSNILDDLDMLIQIDLEDNPWDCSCDLVGLQQWIQKLGKNTVTDDILCSSPGHLDKKELKALNSDILCPGLVNNPSVPTQISSLLVTTPATSTAGTILSSLTEAVPLSVLILGLLIVFITIVFCAAGIVVLVLHRRRRYKKKQADEQMRDNSPVHLQYSMYGHKTTHHTTERPSASLYEQHMVSPMLHVYRSPSFSPKHLEEDEERNEKEGNDVKHLQRSLLERENHSPLTGSGLKYKTTDQSTEFLSFQDASSLYRNILEKERELQQLGITEYLRKNIAQLQPDIEVHYPGAHEELKLMETLMYSRPRKVLVEQTKNEYFELKANLHAEPDYLEVLEQQT
- the Slitrk6 gene encoding SLIT and NTRK-like protein 6 isoform X3, with protein sequence MKLWIHLLCQSLLACISSQAQSPVTSVRGSCDSLCNCEEKDGTMSINCEGKGIKELSQITVPPSRPFHLSLLNNGLTVLHTNDFSGLTNAISVHLGFNNIADIETGAFNGLGLLKQLHINHNSLEILKEDTFHGLENLEFLQADNNFITVIEPSAFSKLNRLKVLILNDNAIESLPPNIFRFVPLTHLDLRGNQLQTLPYVGFLEHIGRILDLQLEDNKWACNCELLQLKNWLENMPPQSIIGDVVCNSPPLFKGSILSRLKAESICPTPPVYEEHEDPSGSLHLVVTSSVSDSRLSTKTTSILKLPTKVPALFPYLTKPSTQLPAPYCPIPCNCKVLAPSGLLIHCQERNIESLSDLQPPPQNPRKLILAGNIIHTLMKSDLMEYFTLEMLHLGNNRIEVLEEGSFMNLTRLQKLYLNGNHLTKLNRGMFLGLHSLEYLYLEYNAVKEILPGTFNPMPKLKVLYLNNNLLQVLPPHIFSGVPLSRINLKTNQFTHLPVSNILDDLDMLIQIDLEDNPWDCSCDLVGLQQWIQKLGKNTVTDDILCSSPGHLDKKELKALNSDILCPGLVNNPSVPTQISSLLVTTPATSTAGTILSSLTEAVPLSVLILGLLIVFITIVFCAAGIVVLVLHRRRRYKKKQADEQMRDNSPVHLQYSMYGHKTTHHTTERPSASLYEQHMVSPMLHVYRSPSFSPKHLEEDEERNEKEGNDVKHLQRSLLERENHSPLTGSGLKYKTTDQSTEFLSFQDASSLYRNILEKERELQQLGITEYLRKNIAQLQPDIEVHYPGAHEELKLMETLMYSRPRKVLVEQTKNEYFELKANLHAEPDYLEVLEQQT